One stretch of Saccharopolyspora erythraea DNA includes these proteins:
- a CDS encoding WS/DGAT domain-containing protein has protein sequence MTSPPRRLLLLSATIGEGHNATARAVEEAARRVWPGCEVSWLDVLEQMGSWVPASFNWIYAANVESTPWLYDWFYRALWRRRWFADGSRRFVGSWSGRRLRRRIAEHRPDLIVSTYPLGTAGLDWLRRRGELDVPLAAVVSDFCPHPFWVYARIDAHFVMSQVSLRELRRAEPEAVGAVCAPPVVTAFRPTDRATARRQFGLPEQGVTVLVSCGSLGFGSVERAVDASLAVEGVGRVVVVCGRNDALHQRCARRAERDHRLVPLGWTDDMPALTAAADVVVSNAGGATALEALACGRTLVMFEPIAGHGRANAELMAEAGLAELCPRSSDLTGLLCTLTTDPAELPRRERTALEHSRIADFTEQVAALAGLRRQQAAETMRAQDAFFVHAATPRTPQQAGAVLRLDGGTRSTQEWREHLRALVQHRAPGLPLLTRRLVERGHRRPRWQHVEEFDPARHVRCRELHSGTAREWHQARHAFFGTPVRADGPPWELLLLRDARTNRTELLAKAHHALGDGVAITSALLRLLSDDLTRAPDQPADRPPARRPGVGVLLRGLAHLASAGFAPSTGLEGRSTAGRSFAWREVPAADVRARARAHGTSSTAVLLAVVAEALHRLVDDRTGTTPGQRFRVMVPRTARLRHCVGVDEPGNHTRTLVVDLPIGPMPPARRVAQVSERVARAEEGEQPTAAGAVLAALGLLPAPVHRWAVRHVYHRRFFGAVISVLPGRRRPVRIGGARLTRVFPVLSLAEGVGLAVGVVSWADTAGFGVTTDSALLPDAAAFADRLLDAFDALEVPARGEESLRGR, from the coding sequence GTGACTTCCCCACCACGTCGTCTCCTGCTGCTCAGCGCCACCATCGGCGAAGGGCACAACGCCACCGCACGCGCCGTCGAAGAGGCCGCCCGGCGGGTGTGGCCCGGCTGCGAGGTGTCCTGGCTGGACGTCCTCGAACAGATGGGGTCCTGGGTACCGGCGAGCTTCAACTGGATCTACGCCGCCAACGTCGAGTCGACGCCGTGGCTCTACGACTGGTTCTACCGGGCGCTGTGGCGCCGGCGGTGGTTCGCCGACGGATCGCGCCGGTTCGTGGGCTCCTGGAGCGGGCGCCGACTGCGGCGGCGAATCGCCGAGCACCGGCCGGACCTGATCGTGTCCACCTACCCGCTCGGTACGGCGGGGCTGGACTGGCTGCGGCGCCGCGGCGAGCTCGACGTGCCGCTGGCCGCAGTGGTGTCGGACTTCTGCCCGCACCCCTTCTGGGTTTACGCACGGATCGACGCGCACTTCGTCATGAGCCAGGTGAGCCTGCGCGAGCTGCGCCGCGCCGAACCCGAGGCGGTGGGCGCGGTCTGCGCGCCACCGGTGGTCACGGCGTTCCGGCCGACCGACAGAGCGACCGCGCGCAGGCAGTTCGGGCTGCCTGAGCAGGGCGTCACCGTGTTGGTCTCCTGCGGATCACTCGGTTTCGGGTCGGTCGAACGGGCCGTGGACGCCTCGCTCGCGGTGGAGGGGGTCGGCCGCGTCGTGGTCGTGTGCGGCCGCAACGACGCGTTGCACCAGCGCTGCGCGCGGCGGGCCGAACGCGACCACCGCCTGGTCCCCCTCGGCTGGACCGACGACATGCCCGCGCTGACCGCCGCCGCCGACGTCGTGGTGAGCAACGCCGGTGGCGCCACCGCGCTGGAAGCGCTCGCCTGCGGCCGGACCCTGGTGATGTTCGAACCGATCGCGGGCCACGGACGCGCCAACGCGGAGCTGATGGCCGAGGCCGGGCTGGCCGAGCTGTGCCCCCGTTCCAGCGACCTGACCGGCCTCCTGTGCACGCTGACCACCGACCCCGCCGAACTGCCGCGCCGGGAGCGGACCGCCCTCGAGCACAGCCGCATCGCGGACTTCACCGAGCAGGTCGCCGCGCTCGCCGGGCTCCGGCGGCAGCAGGCCGCCGAGACCATGCGCGCCCAGGACGCGTTCTTCGTCCACGCCGCCACCCCGCGCACACCCCAGCAGGCCGGAGCCGTCCTCCGGCTCGACGGTGGCACCCGCTCCACGCAGGAGTGGCGCGAGCACCTCCGCGCGCTGGTCCAGCACCGGGCACCGGGCCTGCCGCTGCTCACGCGCCGGCTGGTGGAGCGCGGGCACCGCAGGCCACGCTGGCAACACGTCGAGGAATTCGACCCGGCACGACACGTCCGCTGCCGCGAGTTGCACTCCGGTACCGCGCGGGAGTGGCACCAGGCCCGGCACGCGTTCTTCGGCACTCCGGTGCGAGCTGACGGTCCCCCCTGGGAACTGCTCCTGCTGCGCGATGCCCGCACGAACCGGACCGAACTGCTGGCCAAGGCACACCACGCCCTGGGTGACGGAGTGGCGATCACCAGCGCGCTCCTGCGCCTGCTCTCCGACGACCTGACCCGTGCGCCGGACCAACCGGCCGACCGGCCACCGGCACGGCGGCCTGGGGTGGGAGTGCTTCTTCGCGGTCTCGCCCACCTGGCGAGCGCGGGGTTCGCGCCGTCGACGGGTCTCGAGGGTCGCAGCACGGCCGGGCGCTCCTTCGCGTGGCGGGAGGTACCGGCCGCCGACGTGCGGGCCCGCGCACGCGCGCACGGGACGAGCAGCACCGCCGTGCTGCTGGCGGTCGTCGCCGAAGCCCTGCACCGCCTGGTCGACGACCGCACCGGCACCACCCCGGGGCAGCGGTTCCGGGTCATGGTCCCCAGGACCGCGCGGCTGCGCCACTGTGTCGGCGTCGACGAGCCGGGCAACCACACCCGCACGCTCGTCGTGGACCTGCCCATCGGGCCGATGCCGCCCGCGCGGCGCGTCGCCCAGGTCTCCGAGCGGGTGGCGCGGGCGGAGGAAGGCGAGCAGCCGACCGCCGCCGGGGCGGTTCTCGCGGCGCTCGGGCTGCTGCCCGCACCCGTGCACCGGTGGGCGGTCCGGCACGTCTACCACCGCCGTTTCTTCGGCGCGGTGATCTCGGTGCTGCCCGGCCGCCGGCGTCCGGTCCGCATCGGCGGCGCGCGGCTGACCCGAGTGTTCCCCGTCCTCTCGCTGGCCGAGGGAGTGGGCCTCGCGGTGGGCGTGGTGAGCTGGGCCGACACGGCCGGCTTCGGCGTCACCACCGACTCCGCGCTGCTGCCGGACGCCGCCGCCTTCGCCGACCGGCTGCTGGACGCCTTCGACGCGCTGGAGGTACCGGCACGCGGAGAAGAATCGCTGCGGGGACGGTGA
- a CDS encoding glycosyltransferase family 39 protein, which yields MARPAVGALGGIAAAWAGLLLVFAVTLEPHGDELYFLAAGDRPDWGYADQPPLLPLLAHAADAAAPGSVPVLRLPALALTACGVFVAGLLARELGGGRKAQVVAAATFAVSPHLAVTGALLVTPTVDAFMWAVLTFVLVRWVRTRGDRLLLGAGLVVAVALQAKYLVLVFCAAALISALLVGPRDIALRPRLWAGAGLAFAALLPSVLWQAGHGWPQLRMAAVVPAEIEQLGGGRVSVVPLLLLTAGVPIGAGMACVGLRALLRSPALRDYRWLGWASAGVVVFFVAAGGRYYYCFGLLPLLWAVAAVRVENGRSAARWLTSRPAWALSAAVVLALAVAVQTPAVDHVRALSNNSGGWRHVVEPVQRAYQHVAPEQRRTTVVVAEHYWQASALERLWPGRDRPEVRSPHRGFWYFGAPSEQHATTLFVGGDPGALREHFRTVVPVAGDAPHHVRVWLCTGRQQPWSRLWPSLRRL from the coding sequence ATGGCTCGGCCGGCGGTGGGAGCGCTCGGCGGCATCGCGGCCGCGTGGGCCGGGCTCCTGCTCGTGTTCGCGGTGACCCTCGAACCCCACGGCGACGAGCTGTACTTCCTGGCAGCGGGGGACCGGCCGGACTGGGGCTATGCCGACCAGCCGCCGCTGCTGCCCCTGCTGGCCCACGCCGCCGACGCCGCGGCGCCCGGCTCGGTGCCTGTCCTGCGGCTGCCTGCGCTCGCGCTGACCGCGTGCGGGGTGTTCGTCGCCGGACTGCTGGCCCGCGAGCTCGGCGGTGGCCGCAAGGCACAGGTCGTGGCAGCGGCGACGTTCGCGGTCTCACCGCACCTGGCCGTGACGGGCGCCCTGCTGGTGACGCCCACGGTCGATGCGTTCATGTGGGCGGTCCTGACCTTCGTGCTTGTGCGGTGGGTGAGGACCCGCGGCGACCGCCTGCTGCTCGGCGCGGGGCTCGTGGTGGCGGTGGCCCTGCAGGCCAAGTACCTCGTCCTGGTGTTCTGCGCGGCGGCACTGATCAGCGCTCTGCTGGTCGGTCCGCGAGACATCGCGCTGCGCCCGCGCCTGTGGGCAGGTGCGGGGCTGGCCTTCGCCGCCCTGCTGCCCAGTGTGCTGTGGCAAGCGGGGCACGGGTGGCCGCAGCTGCGGATGGCCGCCGTGGTGCCCGCCGAGATCGAACAGCTCGGCGGTGGCCGGGTGTCCGTGGTCCCGCTGCTCCTGCTGACCGCCGGTGTGCCGATCGGCGCCGGGATGGCGTGCGTGGGTCTGCGGGCGCTGCTGCGCTCGCCGGCGTTGCGCGACTATCGGTGGCTGGGCTGGGCGAGCGCCGGTGTCGTGGTCTTCTTCGTGGCGGCCGGAGGTCGGTACTACTACTGCTTCGGCCTGCTCCCGCTGCTGTGGGCGGTGGCCGCGGTCCGCGTGGAGAACGGGCGATCGGCCGCGCGGTGGCTGACCAGCCGGCCCGCCTGGGCGCTGTCCGCGGCGGTGGTGCTCGCGCTCGCGGTGGCCGTCCAGACGCCTGCCGTCGACCACGTGAGGGCGCTGTCGAACAACTCGGGCGGCTGGCGACACGTCGTCGAACCGGTGCAGCGCGCCTACCAGCACGTCGCGCCGGAGCAGCGCCGCACCACGGTCGTCGTGGCCGAGCACTACTGGCAGGCGAGCGCCCTGGAGCGGCTCTGGCCGGGCCGGGACCGCCCGGAGGTCCGCAGCCCGCACCGGGGGTTCTGGTACTTCGGAGCGCCGTCCGAACAGCACGCCACCACCCTGTTCGTGGGAGGCGATCCCGGAGCGCTGCGGGAACACTTCCGCACCGTGGTGCCGGTCGCCGGCGACGCCCCGCACCACGTGCGGGTCTGGTTGTGCACGGGCAGGCAGCAGCCGTGGTCGCGGCTGTGGCCATCGCTCCGGCGGTTGTGA
- a CDS encoding DMT family transporter, whose protein sequence is MDGAHLLVAVPAAVVGAAAFGLASAVQQREAKSTEVTATVSPRLLWLLVQRPAWVASVLAVVAGLSLQMVALAFGPLSLVQPLLLSGLLFGATFAAWGAGKRLDRTLLAGVLCCIGGLSLFLSSARPTESTDHVIGVEALPLGVLLALVLFACALVVVHARPEIRVLALALATGLLYGVTAALLKVIAGEVRDAGLLAPLHHWSLYVVCLIGPVGFLLSQNAFREGIFLSPALTVIAVTDPLVGVVAGVSWFGERISTDAAALAGEVTGALAVVVGVFLLVRESETARRDPGRSAGARGG, encoded by the coding sequence ATGGACGGCGCGCATCTGCTCGTCGCCGTTCCGGCGGCCGTGGTAGGCGCTGCCGCGTTCGGCCTGGCCAGCGCGGTGCAGCAGCGCGAGGCCAAGAGCACCGAGGTGACGGCGACGGTCAGCCCAAGGCTGCTGTGGCTGCTGGTCCAGCGCCCCGCGTGGGTCGCCAGCGTGCTCGCGGTGGTCGCCGGACTGTCGTTGCAGATGGTGGCGCTGGCGTTCGGTCCGCTGTCGCTGGTGCAGCCGTTGCTGCTCAGCGGCCTGCTGTTCGGCGCCACGTTCGCCGCCTGGGGCGCGGGCAAGCGGCTGGACCGGACCCTGCTGGCCGGCGTCCTGTGCTGCATCGGCGGGCTGTCGCTGTTCCTGTCCAGCGCGCGCCCCACCGAGAGCACCGACCACGTCATCGGAGTCGAGGCCCTGCCGCTGGGCGTCCTGCTCGCGCTGGTCCTGTTCGCGTGCGCGCTCGTGGTCGTCCACGCGCGCCCCGAGATCCGGGTGCTCGCGCTGGCCCTGGCCACCGGACTGCTCTACGGCGTGACCGCCGCGCTGCTCAAGGTGATCGCAGGGGAGGTCCGCGACGCGGGGCTCCTGGCACCGTTGCACCACTGGTCGCTGTACGTGGTGTGCCTGATCGGCCCGGTCGGGTTCCTGCTCAGCCAGAACGCCTTCCGCGAAGGGATCTTCCTGTCCCCGGCGCTGACCGTGATCGCCGTGACCGACCCCCTGGTCGGCGTCGTGGCGGGGGTGAGCTGGTTCGGCGAGCGGATCAGCACCGACGCGGCGGCGCTGGCCGGTGAGGTCACCGGTGCGCTCGCCGTGGTCGTCGGGGTGTTCCTGCTGGTCCGCGAGAGCGAGACCGCGCGGCGCGACCCTGGCCGGTCCGCCGGGGCTCGCGGTGGCTGA
- a CDS encoding aminotransferase class I/II-fold pyridoxal phosphate-dependent enzyme — MTAPASTAEELTAQLDRARQDHADLVARGLRLDLTRGKPSPRQLDLAEDLLGAQVPAVSADGTDLRNYGGLQGLPELRAIFSDSLQVPVEQLLAAGNSSLELMHDALVFAQLGVVPGGERRWADEPEIAFLCPVPGYDRHFALCERFGIRMIPVPMTAEGPDMDAVERIAAEDARVKGIWCVPKYSNPDGTVYSAETVRRLAAMATAAPDFRIFWDNAYAVHHLGDEPAEIADMLGLCAEHGNPDRAFVFGSTSKITFAGSGVAFFGSSPANVEWWLGCTAKRSIGPDKINQLRHVRFLRDAEGLREHMRRHAALLRPKFDAVGKILTSELGGTGLASWTSPAGGYFISLRVPEGCARAVVAKAKEAGINLTPAGATHPYGDDPADRVIRIAPTYPELPEVEQAIAALATCVRLVGTEKLLTDLNS; from the coding sequence GTGACCGCTCCAGCCTCGACCGCCGAAGAGCTGACCGCCCAGCTAGACCGCGCCCGCCAGGACCACGCGGACCTGGTCGCACGCGGACTGCGCCTGGACCTCACGCGAGGCAAGCCGTCGCCGCGCCAGCTCGACCTCGCCGAAGACCTGCTGGGCGCGCAGGTGCCGGCGGTCTCCGCGGACGGCACTGACCTGCGCAACTACGGCGGGCTGCAAGGGCTGCCGGAGCTGCGGGCGATCTTCAGCGACTCGCTGCAGGTGCCGGTGGAGCAGCTGCTGGCCGCCGGGAACTCCAGCCTGGAACTGATGCACGACGCGCTGGTCTTCGCCCAGCTCGGCGTGGTGCCGGGCGGCGAGCGCCGGTGGGCCGACGAACCCGAGATCGCCTTCCTGTGCCCGGTTCCGGGCTACGACCGGCACTTCGCGCTGTGCGAGCGGTTCGGCATCAGGATGATCCCGGTGCCGATGACCGCGGAGGGCCCGGACATGGACGCCGTCGAGCGGATCGCCGCCGAGGACGCGAGGGTCAAGGGCATCTGGTGCGTGCCCAAGTACAGCAACCCCGACGGCACCGTCTACTCCGCCGAGACCGTGCGCAGGCTCGCCGCCATGGCCACCGCGGCCCCGGACTTCCGGATCTTCTGGGACAACGCCTACGCGGTGCACCACCTCGGCGACGAACCCGCCGAGATCGCCGACATGCTGGGGCTCTGCGCCGAGCACGGCAACCCAGACCGGGCGTTCGTCTTCGGCTCCACCTCGAAGATCACCTTCGCAGGCAGCGGCGTCGCCTTCTTCGGCTCCTCCCCCGCCAACGTCGAGTGGTGGCTGGGCTGCACCGCCAAGCGCAGCATCGGGCCCGACAAGATCAACCAGCTCCGGCACGTGCGGTTCCTCCGCGACGCCGAGGGGCTGCGGGAGCACATGCGCCGGCACGCGGCGCTGCTCCGGCCGAAGTTCGACGCGGTCGGCAAGATCCTCACCAGCGAGCTGGGCGGCACCGGTCTGGCCTCGTGGACCAGCCCCGCCGGCGGCTACTTCATCAGCCTCCGGGTGCCCGAGGGCTGCGCCCGGGCGGTGGTCGCCAAGGCCAAGGAGGCGGGCATCAACCTCACCCCGGCCGGCGCGACCCACCCCTACGGCGACGACCCGGCCGACCGGGTGATCCGCATCGCGCCGACCTACCCGGAGCTGCCCGAGGTAGAGCAGGCGATCGCCGCGCTGGCCACCTGCGTGCGCCTCGTCGGCACCGAGAAGCTCCTCACCGACCTGAACAGCTGA
- a CDS encoding SRPBCC family protein: protein MSTLSGIAGLVRIENCPRSETVVRMRELTPPTWRHDEVFGRYCSLSEHIDAPAREVYEYLADTRSLAEWTLSVRGLTETGEPGLWVGDEMLCGDSTRIYTRTVANPDPMTVDYHCAWDQGEHLWMIYLMRVVDAGPVLDRPGAVVLWTNCRHPHYDRNPWPELATSPDRPWVGDFWDLFHAGHRTELENLKRICEHRHANGLPVTPDWSEVDAD, encoded by the coding sequence GTGTCCACTTTGAGCGGTATTGCCGGCCTGGTCCGCATCGAGAACTGCCCGCGCTCGGAGACGGTGGTGCGGATGCGGGAGCTCACCCCGCCGACATGGCGGCATGACGAGGTCTTCGGCCGGTACTGCTCGCTCAGCGAGCACATCGACGCGCCGGCTCGCGAGGTCTACGAGTACCTGGCCGACACCCGCAGCCTCGCGGAGTGGACGCTGTCCGTGCGCGGGCTGACCGAGACCGGCGAACCCGGGCTGTGGGTCGGGGACGAGATGCTGTGCGGCGACAGCACCCGCATCTACACCCGCACGGTGGCCAACCCCGATCCGATGACGGTCGACTACCACTGCGCGTGGGACCAGGGCGAGCACCTGTGGATGATCTACCTGATGCGCGTCGTCGACGCCGGTCCCGTCCTCGACCGGCCGGGTGCGGTGGTGCTGTGGACCAACTGCCGGCACCCCCACTACGACAGGAACCCGTGGCCGGAGCTCGCCACCTCGCCGGACCGGCCGTGGGTCGGCGACTTCTGGGACCTGTTCCACGCCGGGCACCGGACCGAGCTGGAGAATTTGAAGCGGATCTGCGAGCACCGGCACGCCAACGGCCTGCCGGTCACACCGGACTGGTCCGAGGTGGACGCGGATTGA
- a CDS encoding GNAT family N-acetyltransferase — protein sequence MADWGLRPASVADVEAVAELRAVVLRADLERLGRYDEQRVRQRLRDGFAPAHTWVIEVRGVFAGCVSLRPAEDAHWLEHFYLAPQVQGSGIGTNVLRVLLERCDRDGTVVRLNVLQGSPARRLYERHGFALETEDAVDVFMVREPDLAVRGE from the coding sequence ATGGCGGACTGGGGGCTTCGACCGGCTTCGGTGGCCGACGTCGAAGCGGTGGCGGAGTTGCGGGCCGTTGTGCTGCGGGCGGATCTGGAGCGGCTCGGGCGGTACGACGAGCAGCGGGTGCGGCAGCGGCTGCGGGACGGGTTCGCGCCCGCGCACACCTGGGTGATCGAGGTGCGCGGCGTGTTCGCCGGTTGCGTGTCGCTGCGGCCGGCCGAGGATGCGCACTGGCTGGAGCACTTCTACCTGGCCCCGCAGGTGCAGGGCAGCGGCATCGGTACGAACGTGCTGCGCGTGCTGCTGGAGCGGTGCGACCGCGACGGCACCGTGGTCCGGCTGAACGTGCTGCAGGGCAGCCCGGCCCGGCGGCTGTACGAGCGGCACGGATTCGCACTCGAGACCGAGGATGCTGTGGACGTGTTCATGGTGCGTGAGCCGGACTTGGCCGTGCGCGGCGAATGA
- a CDS encoding MBL fold metallo-hydrolase, whose amino-acid sequence MELTVLGCSGSAPAPESPSSGYLLRSGSTRLVIDLGNGTMGPLQRWTDPFDVNALLLTHLHPDHCADFAPLAVYLRYRPNKPYDPKQRRMQVYAPPEAPSRLAALYAPSAEELGRTDLTDVFEFLEPPVEPVRVGDFEIRAFPVDHLCPTWGLRIEAEDQVFAFTGDTGPSDQIAKLAAGADVLLSEASWLDSPDQPTGMHLSGKQAGAAAASAGVRRLLLTHYSPWTDQQALLGEAREAFDGPAELVRAGSTYTI is encoded by the coding sequence ATGGAGTTGACCGTTCTCGGTTGTTCGGGAAGCGCGCCCGCACCGGAGTCGCCGTCGTCCGGGTACCTCCTGCGTTCCGGAAGCACGAGGCTCGTGATCGACCTCGGAAACGGCACCATGGGGCCGTTGCAGCGCTGGACCGACCCGTTCGACGTCAACGCGCTGCTGCTGACCCACCTGCACCCGGACCACTGCGCCGACTTCGCTCCGCTGGCGGTCTACCTCCGGTACCGGCCGAACAAGCCGTACGACCCGAAGCAGCGGCGCATGCAGGTCTACGCGCCGCCGGAAGCGCCGAGCCGGCTCGCCGCGCTGTACGCGCCCAGCGCCGAGGAGCTCGGGCGGACCGACCTGACCGACGTCTTCGAGTTCCTCGAACCGCCGGTCGAACCGGTCCGCGTCGGGGACTTCGAGATCCGCGCGTTCCCGGTCGACCACCTGTGCCCGACGTGGGGCCTGCGCATCGAGGCCGAGGACCAGGTGTTCGCCTTCACCGGCGACACCGGCCCCAGCGACCAAATCGCCAAGCTCGCGGCGGGCGCCGACGTGCTGCTGTCCGAAGCGTCCTGGTTGGACTCCCCGGACCAGCCCACCGGCATGCACCTGTCCGGCAAGCAGGCCGGTGCCGCAGCGGCGTCGGCGGGCGTGCGCAGGCTGCTACTCACGCACTACTCGCCGTGGACCGACCAGCAAGCCCTGCTCGGCGAAGCCCGCGAGGCCTTCGACGGCCCCGCCGAACTGGTTCGCGCGGGCAGCACCTACACGATCTGA
- a CDS encoding GreA/GreB family elongation factor, which yields MNSSGPDLPPEARARLEEEVRSLREQRRQLAEDLSQRDPVGDRGDDSQALEGADELAWYDDRIAALERRLTGRDRRAGKGAEGLPPGSEVRVRFEDGTVQELRVVGIPEEVPEGEEDRTMTSDSPLALALAGSSAGADITYSTPDGPARVHLLDVRLPSWGG from the coding sequence ATGAACAGCAGCGGCCCGGACCTGCCTCCGGAGGCTCGTGCGCGGCTGGAGGAGGAAGTGCGGTCGCTGCGCGAACAGCGGCGTCAGCTCGCCGAGGACCTCTCGCAACGGGATCCCGTCGGAGACCGCGGCGACGACTCCCAGGCACTGGAAGGGGCCGACGAACTGGCCTGGTACGACGACCGCATCGCCGCACTCGAACGGCGGCTGACCGGGCGCGACCGGCGGGCAGGCAAGGGGGCCGAGGGGCTGCCGCCCGGTTCGGAGGTGCGGGTCCGGTTCGAGGACGGCACGGTGCAGGAGCTGCGGGTCGTGGGCATCCCGGAGGAGGTGCCGGAGGGCGAGGAGGACCGGACGATGACCTCCGACAGCCCACTGGCGCTGGCGCTGGCCGGCAGCAGCGCGGGCGCCGACATCACCTACTCCACACCTGACGGCCCGGCGCGGGTGCATCTGCTCGACGTCCGCCTGCCGTCGTGGGGAGGCTGA
- a CDS encoding S1 family peptidase encodes MTKNLRVRSRRRAAVLAAVTAAGTLTSLGTAHADGPGGEVTPYIIGGSPADQTYSFMASLQYERDGDSNSHRCGGALVSPEWIVTAAHCVTEPGTNGAPFTVMDPALFHVRIGSTDRNSGGSVAKLREIVVHPDYQAKPDRAEGSDIALLHLDGPTDQAPAPMADAISEPGTAVREIGWGYVSNDDAGDPTKLPTQLQQLDTAIIPPATQKCVADAEGDDSWGIRDGDVCADNPEGVRGPCGGDSGSPLLVAEGDRWKVVGVDSRGVGSVCGESPDIYTSVGDFRDWVDSVIA; translated from the coding sequence ATGACCAAGAACCTGCGGGTGCGGTCGCGCAGGCGCGCCGCGGTCCTGGCCGCGGTGACCGCGGCCGGCACGCTCACGAGTCTTGGAACGGCGCACGCCGATGGTCCCGGCGGCGAGGTGACGCCCTACATCATCGGCGGCTCGCCCGCGGACCAGACGTACTCGTTCATGGCCTCGTTGCAGTACGAGCGCGACGGGGACTCGAACTCCCACCGCTGCGGTGGTGCCCTGGTCAGCCCGGAGTGGATCGTGACCGCCGCGCACTGCGTCACCGAGCCCGGCACGAACGGCGCGCCGTTCACCGTCATGGACCCCGCGCTGTTCCACGTGCGGATCGGCAGCACCGACCGCAACTCCGGTGGCAGCGTGGCCAAGCTCCGCGAGATCGTGGTGCACCCGGACTACCAAGCAAAGCCCGACCGCGCGGAGGGCAGCGACATCGCCCTGCTGCACCTGGACGGGCCGACCGACCAGGCGCCTGCCCCGATGGCCGACGCGATCAGCGAGCCGGGCACGGCCGTCCGCGAGATCGGCTGGGGCTACGTCTCCAACGACGACGCGGGCGACCCGACCAAGCTGCCGACGCAGCTCCAGCAGCTCGACACCGCGATCATCCCGCCTGCCACGCAGAAGTGCGTGGCCGACGCCGAAGGCGACGACTCCTGGGGCATCCGCGACGGCGACGTCTGCGCGGACAACCCGGAGGGCGTGCGCGGACCGTGCGGCGGTGACTCCGGTTCGCCGCTGCTGGTCGCCGAGGGCGACCGCTGGAAGGTCGTCGGCGTCGACAGCCGGGGCGTCGGCTCCGTCTGCGGCGAGTCCCCCGACATCTACACCAGCGTCGGCGACTTCCGCGACTGGGTGGACAGCGTCATCGCCTGA
- a CDS encoding alpha-hydroxy acid oxidase produces MTGKIPLAPISRARQFPRWSQIREVVRFKKPTFGLTARRLENALTVEHLRRAARRTTPRSVFDYVDGAAEEEITAARNIAAYRRVTLRPEALHSVADPELGVDLFGKRIPIPLVFAPTGYTRMMHHHGEAAVARVAEHFGVPYSLSTVGTTSIEDVRGAAPGGDLWFQLYRTNDAATNELLVSRAEAAGYSTMLLTVDTSVAGKRLKDVVNGLTIPPALTARTILNMSMFPAWWYNKLTTPGIGFASLSGVEGNLSSEDVARTLFDPGLDFAALEWLRERWPGKLLVKGITTPESAREVVRRGADGVVVSNHGGRQLDRSAATLDVLPAVRAAVGPEATVLIDGGIRHGQDIVAARASGADAAMVGRAYLYGIMAGGQDGVVRAYEILADEYQRCMQLLGVRRTEDLGERHVALPRSAELHGN; encoded by the coding sequence ATGACCGGCAAGATCCCCCTCGCCCCCATCTCGCGGGCGCGGCAGTTCCCCAGGTGGTCGCAGATCCGCGAGGTGGTGCGGTTCAAGAAGCCGACGTTCGGGCTGACCGCGCGGCGGCTGGAGAACGCGCTCACCGTCGAGCACCTGCGCAGGGCTGCCAGGCGGACCACCCCGCGCTCGGTGTTCGACTACGTCGACGGCGCGGCCGAGGAGGAGATCACCGCGGCGCGCAACATCGCGGCGTACCGGCGCGTGACGTTGCGCCCGGAGGCGCTGCACTCGGTCGCCGACCCGGAACTCGGCGTGGACCTCTTCGGCAAGCGCATCCCGATACCGCTGGTGTTCGCGCCGACCGGCTACACGCGCATGATGCACCACCACGGCGAGGCGGCGGTCGCCCGCGTCGCCGAGCACTTCGGCGTGCCCTACTCGCTGTCGACGGTGGGCACGACGTCCATTGAGGACGTTCGCGGCGCCGCGCCGGGTGGCGACCTGTGGTTCCAGCTCTACCGAACCAACGACGCGGCGACGAACGAGCTGCTGGTGTCCAGGGCCGAGGCCGCCGGCTACTCGACGATGCTGCTCACCGTGGACACCTCGGTCGCGGGAAAGCGACTCAAGGACGTGGTCAACGGACTGACCATCCCGCCCGCCCTGACCGCCAGGACGATCCTGAACATGTCGATGTTCCCGGCGTGGTGGTACAACAAGCTGACCACCCCGGGCATCGGCTTCGCCTCGCTTTCCGGCGTCGAGGGCAACCTCTCCTCCGAGGACGTCGCCCGCACCCTGTTCGACCCGGGACTGGACTTCGCGGCGCTGGAGTGGCTGCGCGAACGCTGGCCGGGCAAGCTGCTGGTCAAGGGCATCACCACGCCGGAGTCCGCCCGCGAGGTGGTGCGACGCGGCGCCGACGGCGTGGTGGTCTCCAACCACGGCGGCCGGCAGCTCGACCGCTCGGCCGCGACGCTCGACGTGCTGCCCGCCGTGCGCGCCGCGGTCGGCCCGGAGGCGACGGTGCTCATCGACGGCGGGATCCGGCACGGACAGGACATCGTGGCCGCACGCGCCTCGGGCGCGGACGCCGCGATGGTCGGCCGCGCCTACCTCTACGGCATCATGGCCGGCGGCCAGGACGGCGTCGTCCGCGCCTACGAGATCCTCGCCGACGAGTACCAGCGGTGCATGCAGCTGCTCGGCGTTCGGCGCACCGAAGACCTCGGCGAACGCCACGTCGCGCTGCCCCGATCGGCGGAGCTGCACGGAAACTGA